The following nucleotide sequence is from Candidatus Binatia bacterium.
GCTGTGCACAACATCGCGCGAGGTAAGTTCGAAGTGGTACGTGCGATCGAGCTGCACATGAAGATCGTTGACGGTGCGGACATCGTCCTCGGTGTCGAGTTTCCCGTCCGGACCCGGGTGCACGAACACCCACGCCCACTGCTGCGCGATGATGCGCAGGCGCTCGTCGGCCGGCGGCAAGTCCTGTTTCACTGCCTTCCACGTGAGGATGGCGCCGGTAATCAACACGACGTCGCACACAATCACCAGCGCATGGGGGATACTGATCCAGCGCTTTTCTTCTTTGCGCTCACCGGTGATGTAGGCGGCAGCGACACCGGGTTTGCGGCGGAAGCGGAAAATGAACGTGAAGAATGCAACCTGGGCAACGACGAACCAAAAACCCACGGTGAGCAAGATCAAGGTAAACAACCAGTCGATGTCGCGGGCGCTCGTCGAAGCTTGCGGAACTAGCCAGGAAATCATCCGATCCCTCCCCTCAGTTCAGCGCACGAGCAGCCAAGCCGCGGCAGCGAACGCAACACAGCCGAGCAAGGTAGCGACAAACCACTTCCACGCCACATCATCCCACGGCATCGGATCTGCCATTGTTCACCTCACGGCTTGAGCGTTGAAATGTATGCGACCACGTCGGCAATCGCTTGATCGTCGGGCAACACGTTGACCATCGCGCGCATTTGCGCACCGGTAACGTCGCCTCCTGCGGTTCCCCGCTGTCCCGCGCGGAATTTCTTCAGTTGTTCGATCAAGTACCAGTCCGCTTGCCCTACCAAACGTGGTGCTTTGAGTGCTTCGTTGCCCTTGCCATCCACACCGTGACAAGCCACGCAGGTGGCGTAGAGGGTTTGGCCACGCGCCGCATCGCCAGAATTTTGCGTACGGGCGGCAGCCACGACCGGCAGGGATGCCACATAGGCAGCGACCGACTGGAGGTCGCCGTCGCGATACACGGCCTGAGCCATGGGGCGCATCTGCAAGCCGCTCGTGTCGTCAGGGTGGTAGCCGCGCTCACCGGCGAGAAACTTGCGGAGCTGGGCTGCTACATACCACTCCGGCAAGCCAGCTAGTACCGGGGCCAAGCGCTTCCGATCACCCTGGCCACGATCCCCGTGGCAGCTCGAGCACAAAACAAACAACTCACGGCCGCGGCTCGGGTCGGCGGAAGCCACCGGC
It contains:
- a CDS encoding cytochrome C oxidase subunit II encodes the protein MISWLVPQASTSARDIDWLFTLILLTVGFWFVVAQVAFFTFIFRFRRKPGVAAAYITGERKEEKRWISIPHALVIVCDVVLITGAILTWKAVKQDLPPADERLRIIAQQWAWVFVHPGPDGKLDTEDDVRTVNDLHVQLDRTYHFELTSRDVVHSFSVPAFRLKQDAVPGRIVTGWFRPTRRGTYDVQCAEICGIGHALMPARLTVETPEEHAAWYESASAQGG
- a CDS encoding c-type cytochrome, whose product is MSSIATVFAVLAGMMVVVPVASADPSRGRELFVLCSSCHGDRGQGDRKRLAPVLAGLPEWYVAAQLRKFLAGERGYHPDDTSGLQMRPMAQAVYRDGDLQSVAAYVASLPVVAAARTQNSGDAARGQTLYATCVACHGVDGKGNEALKAPRLVGQADWYLIEQLKKFRAGQRGTAGGDVTGAQMRAMVNVLPDDQAIADVVAYISTLKP